In Spirosoma sp. KUDC1026, the sequence CCAGGTAATCATTGACTGGCTGGCCGACGAATTCAAGAAAGACGAAGGCATTGATCTGCGTCAGGATCCAATGGCCCTGCAACGTCTGAAAGAAGCCGCTGAAAAAGCGAAAGTTGAATTGTCGAGTTCGACCTCGACGGAAATTAACCTGCCTTACATTATGCCGGTGAATGGTATCCCCAAACACCTGGTACGTTCGCTAACCCGCTCGAAATTTGAGCAACTGGCTGATTCGCTGATCCAGCGCAGCTTAGAGCCTTGCCGTCGGGCGTTGAAAAACGCGGGTCTGTCGGCCAGCCAGATTGACGAAGTTATTCTGGTCGGTGGTTCAACCCGGATCCCGAAAGTACAGGACGAGGTTGAAAAACTGTTCGGCAAGAAGCCTTCGAAAGCCGTTAACCCTGATGAAGCAGTAGCCATCGGTGCGGCTGTACAAGGTGGGGTACTAACGGGTGAGGTGAAAGACGTACTCCTGCTAGACGTTATCCCGCTTTCGCTGGGTATCGAAACAATGGGTGGCGTATTTACCAAAATGGTGGAAGCCAACACGACCATCCCGAGCAAGAAAGTGGAAGTGTACTCGACGGCGTCGGACAACCAGCCGAGCGTTGAAATCAATATCCTGCAGGGTGAGCGCCCAATGGCGGCTCAGAACCGCCAGTTAGGCCGGTTTATCCTGTCGGACATTCCACCAGCGCCCCGTGGTGTTCCTCAGATCGAAGTAACGTTCGACGTTGATGCCAACGGTATCCTGAACGTAACGGCAAAAGATAAAGGCACGGGTAAAGAGCAGAAAATCCGAATCGAAGCTTCGAGCGGTCTAACCGACGCGGAAATCAACCGGATGCGCGAAGAAGCTAAAGCCAACGAAGCGGCCGATAAAGCTGAGCGTGAGTCGATTGAGAAAGTGAACCAGGCGGACTCGATGATTTTCCAGACGGAAAAACAACTGAAAGAGTACGGCGACAAACTGAGCGAAGGGAACAAGTCGGCCATTGAATCGGCCCTGGGTGAACTCCGCACGGCACACGGTTCGCGGGATGCAGCCGCTATCGATGCTGCCCTGGAAAAACTGA encodes:
- the dnaK gene encoding molecular chaperone DnaK, coding for MGKIIGIDLGTTNSCVAVMEGNEPVVIPNSEGARTTPSVVAFMDNGNGERKVGAPAKRQAITNPKNTISSIKRFMGKRFNEVTNETKNVAYDVENGPNATPRVRIGDRQYTPQEISALILQKMKQTAEDYLGQTVTEAVITVPAYFNDAERQATKEAGQIAGLDVKRIINEPTAAALAYGLDKTDKDQKIAVFDLGGGTFDISILELGDGVFEVKSTDGDTHLGGDDFDQVIIDWLADEFKKDEGIDLRQDPMALQRLKEAAEKAKVELSSSTSTEINLPYIMPVNGIPKHLVRSLTRSKFEQLADSLIQRSLEPCRRALKNAGLSASQIDEVILVGGSTRIPKVQDEVEKLFGKKPSKAVNPDEAVAIGAAVQGGVLTGEVKDVLLLDVIPLSLGIETMGGVFTKMVEANTTIPSKKVEVYSTASDNQPSVEINILQGERPMAAQNRQLGRFILSDIPPAPRGVPQIEVTFDVDANGILNVTAKDKGTGKEQKIRIEASSGLTDAEINRMREEAKANEAADKAERESIEKVNQADSMIFQTEKQLKEYGDKLSEGNKSAIESALGELRTAHGSRDAAAIDAALEKLNGAWATASTEMYNATGGANPMDGAGAGFDGGNTNPGAGQGQPTGDNVSDVPYEEVK